TGAAGATATAACAGCTTTATGTAATATTCCATCTTTGACACTTGAGCAGAATAAAAATCCTTGTAAACGTTGATGTTTAAGTCTTTTTTAGGATTTAGTATTGGTGTAAAAACTGCGTAATTTTTTCATCATTTTTGTTTAACAAATTTGATAATCAGTTCAAAGACCAAAAGCTTTGTGTGAGTTACCAGTAAAACCTATTCTTGTGTAAGTTGAAGTTTATCCCTTACTCTCATCTATTAATAATATACCCCCTTTAAAATGCTATTTATTAAGTGTATATTATGGTGTCTCGGCTCCACGATTCCAGTATGAATGGTACCAACTGTCCGGAATCGGGGAGCCACCTGGTTTGAAATAATTATTCGCTTTGCGATTTATCTAATCCAAATACTTCACGCATTGGCATTTCTTTAGGCTGGTCAATGTATTCGATATTGATTTTGTATGCATCATGTACTATACGGTCAAGAATGGCATCAGCTAATGGGTTATCATTACTGCCAAATCTTTTATACCAACCTTCCTGGCAAAATTGGAAATAGAATATAGTGGACGATTGCTTTCTACGTTTATAGATCAACTCAAAGAGATTCTTAC
This portion of the Thermodesulfobium sp. 4217-1 genome encodes:
- a CDS encoding ATP-binding protein, with product KNLFELIYKRRKQSSTIFYFQFCQEGWYKRFGSNDNPLADAILDRIVHDAYKINIEYIDQPKEMPMREVFGLDKSQSE